From the Lampris incognitus isolate fLamInc1 chromosome 6, fLamInc1.hap2, whole genome shotgun sequence genome, one window contains:
- the znf143b gene encoding zinc finger protein 143 isoform X2, which yields MLLAQINRDSQGMAEFQDADGQQVTLCLAEAVTVADGDPMENMDTVSLQAVTLADGSTAYIQHDPKASFSDGQIMDGQVIQLEDGSAAYVQHVSMPKAGSGSLQLEDGQTVQLEDGTTAYIHAPKETYDQSGLQEVQLEDGSTAYIQHTVHMPPSNTILAIQADGTIADLQAEAATIDPETISVLEQYTTKVENVENALGSFGRAEPDNGVHMRIVVQGQDSRSGRVSHVGEKSFRCEHEGCGKLYTTAHHLKVHERSHTGDKPYVCDYLGCGKKFATGYGLKSHSRTHTGEKPYRCQEPNCRKSFKTSGDLQKHTRTHTGEKPFRCPVEGCGRSFTTSNIRKVHIRTHTGERPYYCTEPSCGRSFASATNYKNHMRIHTGEKPYVCTVPGCEKRFTEYSSLYKHHVVHTPCKPYNCNHCGKTYKQISTLAMHKRTAHNDTEPIEEDQEAYFETPADAIDDSGVTYTTTVVDADDSGSEQVPMESSEILGQQHVALVTGEDGTQQQVSISEADLQAMGGTITMVTQEGTTITIPAHELTTQGAHSVTMVTTDGSDGQVAIMTPDMASFQAVEGGYSQEQDDIHPVTFLATSNGTHIAVQLGDQPSLEEAIRIASRIQQGESPGLDD from the exons ATGCTCTTGGCCCAGATCAACCGGGACTCCCAGGGAATGGCAGAGTTTCAGGATGCGGACGGGCAGCAGGTCACCCTGTGCTTGGCGGAGGCTGTGACAGTGGCGG ATGGTGATCCAATGGAAAACATGGACACAGTGAGCCTGCAGGCAGTCACCCTAGCTGATGGCTCCACTGCCTACATCCAGCATGATCCCAAAGCTTCCTTTTCAGATGGACAGATAATGGATGGCCAGGTTATCCAACTGGAGGATGGCTCTGCTGCCTATGTTCAACACGTTTCCATGCCTAAAGCAG GATCTGGCAGCTTACAGCTTGAAGATGGACAAACTGTTCAGTTGGAGGATGGGACAACGGCCTACATCCATGCACCAAAAG AAACATATGACCAGAGTGGCTTGCAGGAGGTTCAGCTGGAGGATGGCAGTACAGCCTACATCCAGCACACAGTGCACATGCCTCCATCCAACACTATCTTGGCCATCCAGGCTGATGGCACTATTGCAGACCTGCAGGCTGAAGCCGCCACCATTGACCCAGAGACCATCAGTGTGCTGGAGCAGTACACTACAAAG GTCGAGAATGTAGAGAATGCCTTGGGGTCCTTTGGCAGAGCCGAGCCAGACAACGGTGTCCACATGCGG ATTGTGGTACAGGGTCAGGATAGCAGGTCAGGAAGGGTCTCTCATGTGGGAGAGAAGTCCTTCCGCTGTGAGCATGAGGGGTGCGGAAAGCTTTACACCACCGCCCACCATCTCAag GTGCACGAGCGCTCCCACACTGGAGACAAACCATACGTATGTGACTATCTTGGCTGTGGGAAGAAGTTTGCGACAG GGTATGGACTGAAGAGTCACTCTCGCACACACACTGGGGAGAAGCCATACAGATGTCAAGAGCCTAACTGCCGCAAGTCCTTCAAAACCTCTGGAGACCTCCAAAAGCACACTCGGACACATACAg GAGAGAAGCCATTCAGGTGCCCTGTTGAAGGCTGTGGCCGGTCGTTCACCACCTCCAACATCCGCAAGGTTCACATCCGAACACACACCGGTGAGAGGCCATACTACTGCACTGAGCCCAGCTGTGGACGGTCCTTTGCCAGTGCCACCAACTACAAGAACCACATGAGGATTCACACtg GAGAGAAACCTTATGTGTGCACTGTGCCTGGATGTGAGAAGCGCTTCACAGAATACTCTAGCCTCTACAAGCACCATGTAGTCCATACACCCTGCAAGCCTTACAACTGCAACCATTGTGGCAAGACATACAAGCAGATCTCCACGCTGGCTATGCACAAACGTACAGCTCACAACGACACTGAGCCCATTGAAGAAGACCAGGAGGCATACTTTGAAACCCCTGCAG ATGCCATTGATGACTCTGGTGTGACCTACACAACAACAGTGGTGGATGCTGATGACTCTGGCTCCGAGCAGGTTCCCATGGAGAGCTCAGAGATTCTGGGACAGCAGCATGTTGCCTTGGTTACAGGGGAGGATGGAACTCAACAGCAG GTCAGCATCTCTGAAGCAGACTTACAGGCAATGGGTGGCACCATAACCATGGTAACCCAAGAGGGGACCACCATAACAATTCCAGCTCATGAACTGACAACACAAGGGGCTCACTCAGTCACCATGGTGACCACAGACGGCTCAGACGGACAG GTGGCGATCATGACACCCGACATGGCCTCATTCCAAGCAGTTGAGGGCGGGTACAGCCAAGAACAGGATGATATTCACCCTGTTACCTTTCTGGCCACCTCTAATGGCACCCACATTGCTGTGCAG ctTGGGGATCAGCCATCCCTGGAGGAAGCCATCAGAATAGCGTCAAGAATTCAGCAAGGAGAGTCACCAGGCCTGGATGATTGA
- the znf143b gene encoding zinc finger protein 143 isoform X1, producing MLLAQINRDSQGMAEFQDADGQQVTLCLAEAVTVADGDPMENMDTVSLQAVTLADGSTAYIQHDPKASFSDGQIMDGQVIQLEDGSAAYVQHVSMPKAVGSGSLQLEDGQTVQLEDGTTAYIHAPKETYDQSGLQEVQLEDGSTAYIQHTVHMPPSNTILAIQADGTIADLQAEAATIDPETISVLEQYTTKVENVENALGSFGRAEPDNGVHMRIVVQGQDSRSGRVSHVGEKSFRCEHEGCGKLYTTAHHLKVHERSHTGDKPYVCDYLGCGKKFATGYGLKSHSRTHTGEKPYRCQEPNCRKSFKTSGDLQKHTRTHTGEKPFRCPVEGCGRSFTTSNIRKVHIRTHTGERPYYCTEPSCGRSFASATNYKNHMRIHTGEKPYVCTVPGCEKRFTEYSSLYKHHVVHTPCKPYNCNHCGKTYKQISTLAMHKRTAHNDTEPIEEDQEAYFETPADAIDDSGVTYTTTVVDADDSGSEQVPMESSEILGQQHVALVTGEDGTQQQVSISEADLQAMGGTITMVTQEGTTITIPAHELTTQGAHSVTMVTTDGSDGQVAIMTPDMASFQAVEGGYSQEQDDIHPVTFLATSNGTHIAVQLGDQPSLEEAIRIASRIQQGESPGLDD from the exons ATGCTCTTGGCCCAGATCAACCGGGACTCCCAGGGAATGGCAGAGTTTCAGGATGCGGACGGGCAGCAGGTCACCCTGTGCTTGGCGGAGGCTGTGACAGTGGCGG ATGGTGATCCAATGGAAAACATGGACACAGTGAGCCTGCAGGCAGTCACCCTAGCTGATGGCTCCACTGCCTACATCCAGCATGATCCCAAAGCTTCCTTTTCAGATGGACAGATAATGGATGGCCAGGTTATCCAACTGGAGGATGGCTCTGCTGCCTATGTTCAACACGTTTCCATGCCTAAAGCAG TAGGATCTGGCAGCTTACAGCTTGAAGATGGACAAACTGTTCAGTTGGAGGATGGGACAACGGCCTACATCCATGCACCAAAAG AAACATATGACCAGAGTGGCTTGCAGGAGGTTCAGCTGGAGGATGGCAGTACAGCCTACATCCAGCACACAGTGCACATGCCTCCATCCAACACTATCTTGGCCATCCAGGCTGATGGCACTATTGCAGACCTGCAGGCTGAAGCCGCCACCATTGACCCAGAGACCATCAGTGTGCTGGAGCAGTACACTACAAAG GTCGAGAATGTAGAGAATGCCTTGGGGTCCTTTGGCAGAGCCGAGCCAGACAACGGTGTCCACATGCGG ATTGTGGTACAGGGTCAGGATAGCAGGTCAGGAAGGGTCTCTCATGTGGGAGAGAAGTCCTTCCGCTGTGAGCATGAGGGGTGCGGAAAGCTTTACACCACCGCCCACCATCTCAag GTGCACGAGCGCTCCCACACTGGAGACAAACCATACGTATGTGACTATCTTGGCTGTGGGAAGAAGTTTGCGACAG GGTATGGACTGAAGAGTCACTCTCGCACACACACTGGGGAGAAGCCATACAGATGTCAAGAGCCTAACTGCCGCAAGTCCTTCAAAACCTCTGGAGACCTCCAAAAGCACACTCGGACACATACAg GAGAGAAGCCATTCAGGTGCCCTGTTGAAGGCTGTGGCCGGTCGTTCACCACCTCCAACATCCGCAAGGTTCACATCCGAACACACACCGGTGAGAGGCCATACTACTGCACTGAGCCCAGCTGTGGACGGTCCTTTGCCAGTGCCACCAACTACAAGAACCACATGAGGATTCACACtg GAGAGAAACCTTATGTGTGCACTGTGCCTGGATGTGAGAAGCGCTTCACAGAATACTCTAGCCTCTACAAGCACCATGTAGTCCATACACCCTGCAAGCCTTACAACTGCAACCATTGTGGCAAGACATACAAGCAGATCTCCACGCTGGCTATGCACAAACGTACAGCTCACAACGACACTGAGCCCATTGAAGAAGACCAGGAGGCATACTTTGAAACCCCTGCAG ATGCCATTGATGACTCTGGTGTGACCTACACAACAACAGTGGTGGATGCTGATGACTCTGGCTCCGAGCAGGTTCCCATGGAGAGCTCAGAGATTCTGGGACAGCAGCATGTTGCCTTGGTTACAGGGGAGGATGGAACTCAACAGCAG GTCAGCATCTCTGAAGCAGACTTACAGGCAATGGGTGGCACCATAACCATGGTAACCCAAGAGGGGACCACCATAACAATTCCAGCTCATGAACTGACAACACAAGGGGCTCACTCAGTCACCATGGTGACCACAGACGGCTCAGACGGACAG GTGGCGATCATGACACCCGACATGGCCTCATTCCAAGCAGTTGAGGGCGGGTACAGCCAAGAACAGGATGATATTCACCCTGTTACCTTTCTGGCCACCTCTAATGGCACCCACATTGCTGTGCAG ctTGGGGATCAGCCATCCCTGGAGGAAGCCATCAGAATAGCGTCAAGAATTCAGCAAGGAGAGTCACCAGGCCTGGATGATTGA